TGCCAATGATGTCTTTCAGACGTTGGAAGAGGCTTTCAAGAACACATCTAACACAGCTGATAAAAGCCATGTAACCATGACGGTGGCGATCTCAGCCAACAGTCCATCAAATAAAGACATGTAGGAGGGCGCGACGTATGATGAAGCATTGGAAACTGAAAGAAATCGTATTAATGTCGATCTTTGGGGTTGTTTTCGGTCTGATCTATCTTATGTTTTTTTTGGTCGGTCAAGGCTTAAGCAACTTTTTAACTCCTTTTGGATTAGCACCGTTTGGTTATGAAGTTATTTTTGGCATTTGGTTTATCGTATCGATCATTGCCGCTTATGTCATCCGTAAGCCTGGAGCGGCCTTTTTTTCTGAATTAATTGCTGGAACAGTTGAAGTATTAATCGGTAGCCCATCAGGTCCCGCATTAATTATTACGGCCGCTATTCAAGGTATTGGTGCCGAAATTGTATTCCTTGCTACCCGTTATCGCAACTTCTCACTCCATATTCTCATACTGGCAGGGATGTCAGCGGCTGTTTTCAGTTTTGCGTGGAGCTGGTTTTCCTCTGGGATGGCCGCCCTTACTCCCGGTCTCATCGTCGCGACACTAGTTGTAAGAGTATTAAGCGGCGCACTACTGGCAGGTGTGCTCGGGAAATATATTAGTGATCAATTGGCCGAAACCGGTGTTTTACAAGGATATGCGTTAGGAAAGGAGCGTCAGGAAAAACGTGAAAAATCAGCGTCATGAAGACCATCATCCGATTATCCGTGTGGAAGAGCTCGTATTTGCTTATGAAAAAAATCACGACAAACCTCTGATTGATCACGTTAGCTTCACTCTTGAAAAAGGTGAATTGGCTCTCCTAATGGGCGCGAGCGGATCTGGAAAAAGTACTCTAGCTCTTAGTTTAAATGGCCTGTATCCAGAAGCGGTAGAAGGCTTTCAACAAGGCAGCATTTTTTTCCGAGGCGTCCTTCTTGAAAACTATGAAAAAGGGGTAGTAAATCAGCATATCGGAATTGTGTTTCAAGATCCAGAAAGTCAGTTTTGTATGGTAACGGTTGAGAATGAACTAGCTTTCACAATGGAAAACTGTTCAATTCCGAGAAGCGAGATGAAAAAACGTATGGACGATGTGCTGAAGATAACGGGTTTAACTAACATGAAAAAGCGTGCCATTCATGAATTGTCTGGAGGTCAAAAGCAAAAAGTTGCCTTAGCTTCTGTCTTATTATTGGAACCGGACGTCCTTATTCTTGATGAACCGACGGCCAATTTGGACCCAGTTTCCAGCCTAGAGTTTATTGAACTTGTAGCAGAACTCCAGCGAAAAAAGCGTTTAACGGTTGTGGTCATCGAGCATCAATTGGATGATTGGCTTCCCTTCGCACAACGTATCTTTGCTCTAGGGAAAAATGGGCAACTCTTTGCAGACGGAGAGCCGCAGAACGTGCTTATGGAGCAAGCTGAACAATTTAAGTCTGAAGGCATTTATTTACCGTTCGAAAAAGCAAGCGCTCAAAGTCCAATTGCTAATTATGCCTATGACAGCAATGCGACGACACTGCAAATAGAAGACTTAACGTTTAAGCGAAAAGAAAAAAAGATATTAACAGAAATGAATGTATCACTACGGAAAGGTGAGTTTGTCGCGATTGTTGGAGAGAACGGGGCAGGAAAATCGACGCTTCTTCAAGTGATGGCAGGATTAGTGCGTCCTAACCAAGGAAAGGTGACTTTTCTCGATAAAGCGCTTGATGAATGGACTGAAAGCGATTTGCGTCGGGCCATGGGATTTGTTTTTCAGAATCCGGAGCATCAATTTATTACCGATACCGTAGCTGATGAATTAGCATTTGGGATGAAGCTTAACGACCATAATCCCTCTGATATTGAAAATAAAGTGGCAGAACTTCTTCATCATTTTCAGCTAGAAAACCATCGATGGCACAATCCTTTTTCCTTGAGTGGCGGTCAGAAAAGGCGTTTAAGTGTGGCTACGATGCTTGATGAGACACCTGAGCTGTTGTTATTTGATGAACCGACATTCGGTCAAGATGCCCATACAACCACTGAATTAATGAAAATCATCCTCGATTTGAAAGCCAAAGGAACGACGATTGTTTTTGTGACACATGATATGAATCTAGTGGATATGTATAGTGAGCGGGTTATCGTATTGGATGAAGGACGGATCGCTTTTCAAGGGATACCAGCTGAGTTATGGTCAGATTACGAGCTCGTCTATCGCGCACGGCTGCGGCTTCCGTATCGATTGCAAAAGCAAGTGAAAACAGGTGACGTGATATGATTGCAACAGTAAACCCAGCGATAAAAATGACGGCCATTCTCATTCCTGGTGTTTTGCTCAGTTTCAGCTTTGATATTTTCACTCCCCTTGTTTACTTACTATTTATTATCACGGTGACCTTTCTATTTAGTAATATCTCGTTTAAAAAATGGCTGCTCGTATTCTCACCATTCATTTTTCTGTCAGTAGGATTTGCCTTGATGACCATTTTGCATACGAGTGATGGATTTGGTGAGGGCGCTTTATTATTTGAATTTTTATGGTTTGAAGTGACGACAGGCAGTGTCATGGTAGGGATAAGCCTTGCTCTACGTTCCCTCTGTTTTGTTGCTTTATCACTATTGTTTGTATTAACGACAGATTCTACAGCCTTTATGCTTAGTTTGATGCAACAATTCAAATTACCGCCTAAGCTAACGTACGGCATACTTGCCGGCTATCGTTTTTTGCCTACCTTTAAACATGAATTTGAAGTGTTAAAGCAAGCTCATCGCATTCGTGGCGTGGGGAGAGCCAAGGGGATTAAAGGACGTATTAATCAATGCCGCCGCTACGCCATTCCGTTAATGGCCAATGCGATTCGAAAAGCTGAGCGAGTTGCAATTGCAATGGAATCGAAAGGTTTTACAGGCTCGTCTCATAGAACCTACTATCATCATATGACAGTAGGAAAAAAAGATTGGGTATTTTTTGGCGGAATTGTAGGCGTCTTTTTCCTCGTTATTTTCATCTCCTATTCTCTTGGTTATTTAAATATTTTTGGTCATCAATTCGGTTAAGAAACGGAAAGTAACTCAAAAGTTACGGAGGGAATGCTGAAAAAACGAGGGTTACTGCTGAATTCAAGGCGTGCAGCTAGAAATCAAGGCGTTGTTGCGTAAGAAAGAAGAGTGAATGCTGAAAAATGAGTTGTAGCTGCGTAAAAAAGCGCGTTTGATGCTGAAAACCGAGGAGTTATTACTGAATTCAAGGTTAGCAGCTGTATTAAAGAAGGTTATCACCAAAATGGGATAACCTTCTTCCTTTCAAACCGAAATGTTAATATTTAATAGGTGACCCTGGTCCAAGGTCAATACCAAGGAATATCCATACAATTAACATCACTGTCCAAGCGATAGTAAAGACAATCGTATATGGGAACATAACCGAAATAAGTGTGCCGATCCCGACTTTTTTATCGTATTTCTGAGCAAATGCAATAATGAGGGCATAATATGTCATTAATGGTGAGATAATATTCGTCGTTGAGTCTGCGACGCGATAAGCCATTTGTGTCAATTCTGGGGAATATCCCAGCTGCATCATAATTGGCACAAACACAGGTGCCATCATCGCCCATTTCGCTGAAGCACTTCCGATAAATAAGTTAATGAACCCTGCGACGAGAATAAAACCGAGTATAAGTGGAATCCCTGTTAAATTAGCAGCTTCAAGTGCTTCAGCCCCATAGACACCGAGGACAAGGCCCATGTTTGTTTCAGCAAAGTAAGCGACAAACTGACCTGCAGTAAATGCCAGTACGATAAACATCCCCATGGAGGCCATCGTATCTGATAATTGATTGGCCACATCCTTATCATTTTTAATGTTACGTGTGACAAGACCATAGACAAGTCCTGGGATAAAAAACATGATCATAATGATCGGAACGAGTGAACTCATAAATGGTGATTGAATAATCTTCCCATTATCAGCTCGTAATAGGCCATTTTCTGGTATGATCGTCAATGCGAATAAAATGGCACCGATTAGAAAAGCAATGCCGGCCCAAATGAGTCCTTTTTTCTCAATAGCATTCAGCCCTGTAAGCTCTTCACGATAATCCCCTTTATAGACACCTAATCGGGGCTCGACGATTCGTTCAGTCACCCATGCCCCTACAAAGGTTAATAAAAATACTGACACGATAATAAAGTAATAGTTCATGGCAATGTTCATACCTTCTGCGTAGGCTGGATCAATAATGGCAGCAGCAGATATCGTTAATTCGCCCAGTAGCGGATCTGTGGCTGAAAGGAACAAGTTGGCACTAAACCCTGCCGAGACACCAGCGAATGCAGCAGCCAGACCTGCTAATGGATGTCGACCGATCGCTGCAAAGATGAGAGCACCTAGTGGAGGGAGAACAACATAGCCAGCATCAGAGGCGACACTTGACATAATCCCTGCAAAGACAAGTCCTGACGTTATTAATACGCGAGGTATGGAAAGAACAAACCCGCGTAAGCACGCACTAATTAATCCCGTTCGCTCAGCTAGCCCGATCCCTAACATCGTGGCTAAAACCACCCCGAGTGGTGCAAAGCCAATGAAATTATCCACCATATTTAATAAGATGTATTGAAAACCTTCCTTACTCATTAAATTGGTGACTTCGACAATTGTGCCTTCTTCACCTGGGTGTTCTACACTAACCCCGAGGCTTGAAACAATACCAGATAAAATAATAACTAGTAAAGCTAAAATAGCAAATAATGTTACAGGGTGAGGCAGCTTATTGCCAGTGAATTCAATCATATCAAGGAACTTTTGAAATAACCCCTTACGTTTATTCACCAATATAAAAACCCCTTTCCTTTTTAATATAAATGACTAGTCCATCATGCTTAATCTCATCGAAATGGTCACTCCCTAGTATATAAGTTATCGTCCAAAATTTGAATAGAATATAAAAAAGTAGGTAAAATGGAATATTTAATCCCTTTTGTTGATGGAAAATAAGACATTTTCTTTGAAAAAGCAGTAAGATAGTTATGAATTGGTGGAGATAATTGAATTCGTTAAGCAGTAAAGTGGGATAGATTGTTCATGTTTTTTAGGTTAAAAGTAATGCCTTTAATAAGGAAGAATAAATGATTGTAATTAAAAAATATGTCAGGGAAAATAACAAATGTTAATTGGGACATAATATCTCTGTCTTAAAAGTTGTATGTATTCACCTCTTAAGAAGAAAACTGTAAGAAGATAGACCACTAACAGCCAGATTATTTTCACAGTAAGGGAGATGAAAATGTGGTATTTAGACATGAGATAAAACCGTTAAACGAAAAGGGGTCTCAGTATGCATTAATTATTCACTTAGATGGACAGTTAACGGAGTTTGCTAAAGAGCTTGGCAGTACACCGGAAGTAAGACAAGATTTTATCGTCAGTGTGAGACAGCTAGCGAAAAGCAAATACCCTTTCTTAAAAGTGAGCATTGTAAAAGTGATGGTCGGCGGGATGTTATTTTCATCCATTCCATTATTTGAAAATACCACTGTTTCGGCAGCAACAACACAATCTGTACAGACGGGATCCATTTATTATAGTGTGAAACAGGGCGATACTCTTTGGCTTATTTCCCGAGCATATAATATATCAGTGGACACGATTAAACGAGCTAATGGGTTAAAGTCAGAGGCCATTGAACCGAATCAACGTCTTATACTTCCTCAAACCTTTCATACCGTACAAGCTGGTGAGTCTTTATCCGTATTGGCTAGGGATTATAAGATATCAGCGGACGCTATACGTGAAGCGAATAAGCTATCAGGCGATCAAATTCACGCTGGCCAGTCCTTAATTATTCCAATTATAATAAGTGCTACCGTATCGGTAACATCATCACCTGTACCTGAGAAAGAGCCATCAGCCACGCCCACCCTAAAAACCGGTACTCAGCAGAGTACGTATACAGTAGTGTCAGGGGATAGTTTATCTCTTATCGCTAAACGTTTTGGAATAACGGCAGAAGCTCTTAGGACTGCGAATCATTTAACGTCAGATACGATTCGGATAGGCCAAACGTTAATAATACCAGGGCAAAATCATACACCATCCTCTCCAAAAGCTCAAATAATTGATTCTATATACACCGTCGTATCAGGAGATAGCCTGTCAGTCATAGCGAAGCGTTTCGGGACGACGACAGAAGCGTTAAGAAGTGCGAACAACTTGACGAGTGATGTGTTGCAAGTAGGGCAGCGTCTCGTGATTCCAGGAGCCACGTCATCAACACCACCGCCAAGCGGAGGAGCAGGGACGACGTACACGGTCGTATCAGGAGATAGCCTGTCAGTCATAGCGAAGCGTTTCGGGACGACGACAGAAGCGTTAAGAAGTGCGAACAACTTGACGAGTGATGTGTTGCAAGTAGGGCAGCGCCTGGTGATCCCAGGAGCCACGTCATCAGCGCCACCACCAAGCGGAGTAACAAGTACGACATACACGGTCGTATCAGGAGATAGCCTGTCAGTCATAGCGAAGCGTTTCGGGACAACGACAGAGGCGTTAAGAAGTGCGAATAACTTGACGAGCGATGTGTTGCAAGTAGGTCAGCGCCTGGTGATCCCAGGAGCCACGTCATCAGCGCCACCGCCAAGCGGAGTAACAAGTACGACATACACCGTCGTATCAGGAGATAGCCTGTCAGTCATAGCGAAGCGTTTTGGCACAACGACAGAGGCGTTAAGAAGTGCGAACAACTTGACGAGCGATGTGTTGCGAATAGGTCAGCGTCTTGTGATCCCAGGAGCCACGTCATCAGCACCACCACCAAGCGGAGTAACAAGTACGACATACACCGTCGTATCAGGAGATAGCCTGTCAGTCATAGCGAAGCGTTTCGGCACAACGACAGAGGCG
The Salipaludibacillus sp. LMS25 DNA segment above includes these coding regions:
- a CDS encoding ECF transporter S component; this encodes MMKHWKLKEIVLMSIFGVVFGLIYLMFFLVGQGLSNFLTPFGLAPFGYEVIFGIWFIVSIIAAYVIRKPGAAFFSELIAGTVEVLIGSPSGPALIITAAIQGIGAEIVFLATRYRNFSLHILILAGMSAAVFSFAWSWFSSGMAALTPGLIVATLVVRVLSGALLAGVLGKYISDQLAETGVLQGYALGKERQEKREKSAS
- a CDS encoding ABC transporter ATP-binding protein → MKNQRHEDHHPIIRVEELVFAYEKNHDKPLIDHVSFTLEKGELALLMGASGSGKSTLALSLNGLYPEAVEGFQQGSIFFRGVLLENYEKGVVNQHIGIVFQDPESQFCMVTVENELAFTMENCSIPRSEMKKRMDDVLKITGLTNMKKRAIHELSGGQKQKVALASVLLLEPDVLILDEPTANLDPVSSLEFIELVAELQRKKRLTVVVIEHQLDDWLPFAQRIFALGKNGQLFADGEPQNVLMEQAEQFKSEGIYLPFEKASAQSPIANYAYDSNATTLQIEDLTFKRKEKKILTEMNVSLRKGEFVAIVGENGAGKSTLLQVMAGLVRPNQGKVTFLDKALDEWTESDLRRAMGFVFQNPEHQFITDTVADELAFGMKLNDHNPSDIENKVAELLHHFQLENHRWHNPFSLSGGQKRRLSVATMLDETPELLLFDEPTFGQDAHTTTELMKIILDLKAKGTTIVFVTHDMNLVDMYSERVIVLDEGRIAFQGIPAELWSDYELVYRARLRLPYRLQKQVKTGDVI
- a CDS encoding energy-coupling factor transporter transmembrane protein EcfT produces the protein MIATVNPAIKMTAILIPGVLLSFSFDIFTPLVYLLFIITVTFLFSNISFKKWLLVFSPFIFLSVGFALMTILHTSDGFGEGALLFEFLWFEVTTGSVMVGISLALRSLCFVALSLLFVLTTDSTAFMLSLMQQFKLPPKLTYGILAGYRFLPTFKHEFEVLKQAHRIRGVGRAKGIKGRINQCRRYAIPLMANAIRKAERVAIAMESKGFTGSSHRTYYHHMTVGKKDWVFFGGIVGVFFLVIFISYSLGYLNIFGHQFG
- a CDS encoding AbgT family transporter — encoded protein: MVNKRKGLFQKFLDMIEFTGNKLPHPVTLFAILALLVIILSGIVSSLGVSVEHPGEEGTIVEVTNLMSKEGFQYILLNMVDNFIGFAPLGVVLATMLGIGLAERTGLISACLRGFVLSIPRVLITSGLVFAGIMSSVASDAGYVVLPPLGALIFAAIGRHPLAGLAAAFAGVSAGFSANLFLSATDPLLGELTISAAAIIDPAYAEGMNIAMNYYFIIVSVFLLTFVGAWVTERIVEPRLGVYKGDYREELTGLNAIEKKGLIWAGIAFLIGAILFALTIIPENGLLRADNGKIIQSPFMSSLVPIIMIMFFIPGLVYGLVTRNIKNDKDVANQLSDTMASMGMFIVLAFTAGQFVAYFAETNMGLVLGVYGAEALEAANLTGIPLILGFILVAGFINLFIGSASAKWAMMAPVFVPIMMQLGYSPELTQMAYRVADSTTNIISPLMTYYALIIAFAQKYDKKVGIGTLISVMFPYTIVFTIAWTVMLIVWIFLGIDLGPGSPIKY
- a CDS encoding LysM peptidoglycan-binding domain-containing protein encodes the protein MVFRHEIKPLNEKGSQYALIIHLDGQLTEFAKELGSTPEVRQDFIVSVRQLAKSKYPFLKVSIVKVMVGGMLFSSIPLFENTTVSAATTQSVQTGSIYYSVKQGDTLWLISRAYNISVDTIKRANGLKSEAIEPNQRLILPQTFHTVQAGESLSVLARDYKISADAIREANKLSGDQIHAGQSLIIPIIISATVSVTSSPVPEKEPSATPTLKTGTQQSTYTVVSGDSLSLIAKRFGITAEALRTANHLTSDTIRIGQTLIIPGQNHTPSSPKAQIIDSIYTVVSGDSLSVIAKRFGTTTEALRSANNLTSDVLQVGQRLVIPGATSSTPPPSGGAGTTYTVVSGDSLSVIAKRFGTTTEALRSANNLTSDVLQVGQRLVIPGATSSAPPPSGVTSTTYTVVSGDSLSVIAKRFGTTTEALRSANNLTSDVLQVGQRLVIPGATSSAPPPSGVTSTTYTVVSGDSLSVIAKRFGTTTEALRSANNLTSDVLRIGQRLVIPGATSSAPPPSGVTSTTYTVVSGDSLSVIAKRFGTTTEALRSANNLTSDMLQVGQRLVIPGATSSAPPPSGVTSTTYTVVSGDSLSVIAKRFGTTTEALRSANNLTSDVLRIGQRLVIPGATSSAPPPSGGAGTTYTVVSGDSLSVIAKRFGTTTEALRSANNLTSDVLRIGQVLTVPNGQTNPPPTEERTTFTYRVVSGDTLSKIATRFGVTVTAIRSANHLTSDMLQVGQALTIPDGKNAPNQTGVNTITYTTHTVVSGDNIWNLSIRYGIPQTELLRTNNLTTNSSLSIGQKLTIPVHHIGVKEVVSARHGEFLDWFTEAQYVFPIGKTATVTDFETGRSFKIKRTVGSGHADSETLTVTDTNIAKSIWGGFSWTPRAVIVEVDGRRLAASMDFMPHDVQFITNNGINGHFCIHFSNSIRHGDGRPNAQHQAQVERAAGLR